A portion of the Krasilnikovia cinnamomea genome contains these proteins:
- a CDS encoding GntR family transcriptional regulator encodes MHSRYRDIASKIRARIEAGEWAPGTRLPRLDDFASEYGANRDTIGRAVAVLEAEGYVWAVQGRGITVRLGMVRPRPPRGDLVRRNEQVIGYSFPSASGQEVWVRHGDAVNAPAPLDDPRLATLLGVKPGTSVLRRFRVTGPASEAPFQINISWIHPRVADIVADVDANPAAGEWLYRIEQSGHWPISWTEIHRARMPTKDEAALLDIPTSLPVLEIVRVGTSGTDHQPVEVTEYVIASDRVETVHVLHRDESAKDPWPDAPGGRS; translated from the coding sequence GTGCACTCGCGCTATCGCGATATTGCTTCCAAGATTCGTGCACGTATCGAGGCCGGGGAGTGGGCGCCGGGCACCCGGCTACCCCGCTTGGATGACTTCGCGTCGGAGTACGGCGCCAACCGGGACACGATCGGCCGAGCCGTCGCCGTGCTCGAGGCGGAGGGCTACGTCTGGGCGGTCCAGGGCCGAGGCATCACGGTGCGGCTCGGAATGGTGCGCCCGCGTCCTCCTCGTGGCGACCTGGTCAGGCGCAACGAACAGGTCATCGGCTACTCGTTTCCGTCGGCGAGTGGTCAGGAGGTCTGGGTTCGTCACGGTGACGCCGTCAACGCCCCGGCGCCACTCGACGACCCGCGACTCGCCACGCTCCTCGGCGTCAAGCCCGGCACGTCGGTGCTGCGCAGGTTCCGGGTGACCGGACCCGCGTCCGAGGCGCCGTTTCAGATCAACATTTCCTGGATTCATCCCCGCGTCGCCGACATCGTCGCCGACGTCGATGCGAACCCCGCGGCGGGTGAGTGGCTCTATCGCATCGAACAGTCCGGGCACTGGCCGATCAGCTGGACGGAGATCCACCGAGCGCGCATGCCTACCAAGGACGAGGCCGCTCTCCTCGACATCCCCACCAGCCTGCCGGTTCTGGAGATCGTGCGGGTGGGCACGTCCGGAACCGACCACCAACCGGTCGAGGTCACCGAGTACGTCATCGCCAGCGATCGTGTCGAGACCGTGCATGTCCTGCACCGCGACGAGAGTGCCAAGGACCCGTGGCCTGACGCACCGGGAGGTCGGTCGTGA
- a CDS encoding PseG/SpsG family protein, with translation MITVGIRCDAGPRTGVGHLVRCVALAEELVGRGVTVHFLSDLGGVAWARAQLEQRGLPWHPAPYDEVGLVAAAARLGLDALVTDSYELPPAHAAAVRATGRVVLTIVDGDLLGQPADVYVDQNLDAELVAPDLPPGAVRLAGLDYALLRTAVRARRPAAPRDTGSGRTPKVVAFFGGTDAFRAAPVIGRLLVATGAPFDATLVAADDGLRDDLLAVAPAAGQRLRVIAPTDDLPALLANADLAVSASGTSTWELLCLGLPAALVRVVDNQILGYERTIVRGLAAGLGHLPALRVPGIAADTAVRVLRDLLTDPAARAALGARAWAAVDGRGPERTAAALLATIRSTSVSHRKGC, from the coding sequence TTGATTACCGTCGGGATCCGTTGTGACGCCGGGCCGCGTACCGGGGTGGGGCATCTGGTGCGTTGCGTGGCACTGGCCGAGGAACTCGTGGGCCGGGGCGTGACGGTGCATTTCCTCAGCGACCTGGGCGGTGTCGCCTGGGCGCGGGCCCAGTTGGAGCAGCGCGGCCTGCCCTGGCATCCGGCCCCGTACGACGAGGTCGGGCTGGTCGCGGCCGCCGCGCGGCTGGGCCTGGACGCGCTGGTGACCGACTCGTACGAACTGCCACCGGCACACGCGGCAGCCGTCCGGGCCACCGGACGCGTCGTCCTGACCATCGTGGACGGCGACCTGCTCGGCCAGCCCGCCGACGTGTACGTCGACCAGAACCTCGACGCCGAGCTGGTCGCGCCGGACCTGCCGCCGGGCGCGGTCCGGCTGGCCGGGCTGGACTACGCGCTGCTGCGAACGGCGGTGCGCGCACGCCGTCCGGCCGCGCCCCGGGACACGGGCTCCGGCCGTACGCCGAAGGTGGTGGCGTTTTTCGGCGGGACCGACGCCTTCCGCGCCGCCCCCGTGATCGGGCGCCTGCTGGTCGCGACCGGGGCGCCCTTCGACGCGACCCTCGTGGCCGCCGACGACGGCCTGCGCGACGACCTGCTGGCGGTGGCGCCCGCCGCCGGTCAGCGGCTGCGGGTGATCGCCCCCACCGACGACCTGCCCGCCCTGCTGGCGAACGCCGACCTGGCGGTCAGCGCCAGCGGCACCTCCACCTGGGAACTGCTCTGCCTCGGCCTGCCGGCCGCGCTGGTCCGGGTCGTCGATAACCAGATCCTCGGGTACGAGCGCACGATCGTGCGCGGGCTCGCGGCCGGGCTCGGGCATCTGCCCGCCCTGCGCGTGCCCGGAATCGCGGCGGACACGGCCGTGCGGGTGCTGCGCGACCTGCTCACCGATCCGGCCGCCCGGGCCGCCCTGGGTGCGCGCGCGTGGGCCGCGGTGGACGGGCGCGGCCCGGAACGAACCGCCGCCGCGCTCCTGGCCACGATCCGCTCCACGTCCGTGTCACACCGGAAAGGCTGCTAG
- a CDS encoding cytidylyltransferase domain-containing protein, producing the protein MRTLGIVQARMGSSRLPGKVLRRLGGRTVLERVVRAAQAAGVLDGVVVATTDESRDDAVEAECARLKVACRRGPTDDVLTRFLGVLDAHPADAVLRFTADCPLLDPRLVRLAATVFAATPGLDYLSTSIARTLPRGLDVEVVRADVLRTIDPLATAHHRTHVTSYVYAHPRDFAVLGLTLQPDLSELRLTLDTEDDWRLIEAIVEHFGDEPVDVRVLADWLADRPELTTLNAHVRQKELQQA; encoded by the coding sequence ATGCGCACCCTCGGAATCGTCCAGGCCCGGATGGGCTCGTCCCGGCTGCCCGGCAAGGTGCTACGTCGGCTTGGCGGCCGTACGGTGCTGGAACGGGTCGTCCGCGCCGCGCAGGCCGCCGGCGTGCTGGACGGCGTCGTCGTGGCCACCACCGACGAGTCCCGCGACGACGCCGTCGAGGCCGAATGCGCCCGGCTGAAGGTGGCGTGCCGGCGCGGGCCCACCGACGACGTGCTGACCCGGTTCCTGGGCGTCCTCGACGCGCACCCGGCGGACGCGGTGCTGCGCTTCACGGCCGACTGTCCCCTGCTCGACCCGCGCCTGGTGCGGCTGGCCGCCACGGTGTTCGCCGCGACGCCCGGCCTGGACTACCTGAGTACCTCGATCGCCCGCACCCTGCCGCGCGGCCTGGACGTCGAGGTGGTCCGCGCCGACGTGCTGCGCACCATCGACCCGCTGGCCACCGCACACCACCGCACCCACGTCACCTCCTACGTGTACGCCCACCCGCGCGACTTCGCGGTGCTCGGCCTGACCCTGCAGCCGGACCTGTCGGAGCTGCGGCTCACCCTGGACACCGAGGACGACTGGCGGCTCATCGAGGCGATCGTGGAGCATTTCGGCGACGAGCCGGTCGACGTTCGCGTCCTCGCGGACTGGCTCGCCGACCGGCCGGAACTGACCACGCTCAATGCCCACGTACGCCAGAAGGAGCTGCAGCAAGCTTGA
- a CDS encoding DegT/DnrJ/EryC1/StrS family aminotransferase, producing the protein MLPYGRQSVDGSDVAAVVEALRSDWLTTGPRVTRFERDLQAVAGAPCVTVSNGTAALHTAYAAAGIGPGDEVVTTPMTFVTTAATAAMLGATVVFADVEDDTANLDPAAAEAAVTSRTRAVTAVDYAGHPAEYDQLRKVADSAGAVLIADAAHAVGSAYRGRPVGALADLTTFSFFPTKNLTTGEGGAVASTDPALLERARTFRTVGLVRDPARLRHPDEGGWHQEVHEFGLNYRLPDVLCALGSAQLRRLADFKASRARLAARYDELLADVPGLRLPARRAWADPMRHLYPVRVLGGRRREVYERMRAAGIGVQVNYLPAYRHPVFEDLGYRRGLCPVAEAFYAEQLSLPLFADLTDTDQDRVVDTLRTVLGS; encoded by the coding sequence ATGCTGCCGTACGGGCGGCAGTCCGTCGACGGGTCCGACGTGGCCGCGGTCGTCGAGGCGCTGCGCAGCGACTGGCTCACCACCGGACCCCGGGTCACCCGCTTCGAGCGGGACCTGCAAGCCGTCGCCGGGGCCCCGTGCGTGACGGTCAGCAACGGCACCGCCGCCCTGCACACCGCGTACGCGGCCGCCGGGATCGGCCCCGGCGACGAGGTGGTCACCACGCCCATGACGTTCGTGACCACCGCGGCCACCGCCGCCATGCTCGGGGCGACCGTGGTCTTCGCCGACGTGGAGGACGACACCGCGAACCTGGACCCGGCCGCCGCCGAGGCCGCCGTGACCTCGCGCACCAGGGCGGTCACCGCGGTCGACTACGCCGGGCATCCCGCCGAGTACGACCAGCTCCGCAAGGTGGCCGACAGCGCCGGAGCGGTGCTGATCGCGGACGCGGCGCACGCCGTCGGGTCGGCGTACCGGGGGCGGCCGGTCGGGGCGCTGGCCGACCTGACCACCTTCTCCTTCTTCCCCACCAAGAACCTCACCACCGGCGAGGGCGGCGCGGTCGCGTCGACCGATCCGGCGCTGCTGGAGCGGGCCCGCACGTTCCGCACGGTCGGGCTGGTGCGCGACCCGGCCCGGCTGCGCCACCCCGACGAGGGCGGCTGGCACCAGGAGGTGCACGAGTTCGGCCTCAACTACCGGCTGCCCGACGTACTGTGCGCCCTCGGCAGCGCCCAGTTGCGGCGCCTCGCGGACTTCAAGGCCAGCCGGGCCCGGCTGGCCGCCCGCTACGACGAGCTGCTGGCGGACGTTCCCGGCCTGCGGCTGCCCGCCCGCCGGGCGTGGGCGGACCCGATGCGGCACCTCTATCCCGTACGGGTTCTCGGCGGCCGGCGCCGCGAGGTGTACGAGCGGATGCGCGCCGCGGGCATCGGCGTGCAGGTGAACTACCTGCCCGCGTACCGGCATCCGGTGTTCGAGGATCTCGGGTACCGGCGCGGCCTGTGTCCCGTGGCCGAGGCGTTCTACGCCGAGCAGCTGTCGCTGCCGCTGTTCGCGGACCTGACCGACACCGACCAGGACCGCGTCGTCGACACCCTGCGCACCGTGCTGGGGAGCTGA
- the pseB gene encoding UDP-N-acetylglucosamine 4,6-dehydratase (inverting), which translates to MSSGSSILVTGATGSFGKAFLRHALANLDPQRIVVFSRDELKQYELRQMFGDDPRLRFFIGDIRDRDRLVRAMHGIDHVVHAAALKQVDTAEYNPSEFVATNIDGSQNVIDAAITAGVQKVVALSTDKASSPINLYGATKLVADKLFIAGNHYAAQHPTRFAVVRYGNVMGSRGSVVPLFRTLNAEGRSLPVTDKRMTRFWITLEQAVKFVVDSFDRMQGGELFVPRIPSMRILDLVEAVAPDAPTHEVGMRPGEKLHEEMISADDSRRTLRFPDRYVVQPVVASWGYQTPTGGEPVPDGFNYRSDNNDLWLEVDEMRDLLKVP; encoded by the coding sequence ATTTCGAGCGGATCGTCGATCCTCGTGACCGGAGCCACCGGCTCGTTCGGCAAGGCCTTCCTGCGGCACGCACTGGCCAACCTGGACCCCCAGCGCATCGTCGTGTTCTCCCGCGACGAGCTGAAGCAGTACGAGCTGCGGCAGATGTTCGGCGACGACCCGCGGCTGCGGTTCTTCATCGGCGACATCCGCGACCGCGACCGCCTCGTCCGCGCCATGCACGGCATCGACCACGTGGTGCACGCCGCCGCGCTCAAGCAGGTCGACACCGCCGAGTACAACCCGTCGGAGTTCGTCGCCACCAACATCGACGGCTCGCAGAACGTCATCGACGCCGCCATCACCGCGGGCGTGCAGAAGGTCGTGGCGCTCTCCACCGACAAGGCCTCCAGCCCGATCAACCTGTACGGCGCCACCAAGCTGGTCGCGGACAAGCTGTTCATCGCGGGCAACCACTACGCCGCCCAGCACCCCACCCGGTTCGCGGTCGTGCGCTACGGCAACGTGATGGGCAGCCGCGGCTCGGTGGTCCCGCTGTTCCGCACCCTGAACGCCGAAGGACGCAGCCTGCCCGTCACGGACAAGCGGATGACCCGGTTCTGGATCACGCTGGAGCAGGCCGTGAAGTTCGTCGTGGACTCGTTCGACCGGATGCAGGGCGGCGAGCTGTTCGTGCCGCGCATCCCCAGCATGCGCATCCTCGACCTGGTCGAGGCCGTGGCCCCGGACGCACCCACGCACGAGGTCGGCATGCGCCCCGGCGAGAAGCTGCACGAGGAGATGATCTCCGCCGACGACAGCCGCCGCACCCTGCGCTTCCCCGACCGGTACGTGGTCCAGCCCGTCGTCGCCAGCTGGGGCTACCAGACCCCGACCGGCGGCGAGCCGGTGCCGGACGGCTTCAACTACCGCTCCGACAACAACGACCTGTGGCTGGAGGTCGACGAGATGCGCGACCTGCTGAAGGTTCCGTGA
- a CDS encoding acyl carrier protein: MTDLQRLRDVFRAALDLPADAPVDDLHYQDHEKWDSLAHMSLIAALEDEFSVMIDTEDVINMSSFSEAMKILGKYGVASDGWSSRG; this comes from the coding sequence GTGACTGACCTGCAGAGACTGCGCGACGTGTTCCGTGCGGCGCTGGACCTGCCCGCGGACGCGCCCGTGGACGATCTGCACTACCAGGACCACGAGAAGTGGGACTCGCTCGCCCACATGTCGCTGATCGCGGCCCTGGAAGATGAATTCTCGGTAATGATCGACACCGAGGACGTCATCAATATGTCCAGCTTTAGCGAGGCAATGAAAATTCTGGGTAAATACGGGGTTGCCAGCGACGGGTGGTCGAGCCGTGGCTGA
- a CDS encoding SDR family NAD(P)-dependent oxidoreductase → MADRVALVTGASRGIGLATAHRLAETGHDLVLHGHRPEPVAAVAAAIADKYGVSAVSAAGDIADPATSRAVMRLAFETFRRLDALVVNAGTHAAGVLGMIDDATVQRLFAVNAAGAAYTLQGAVRLLGRGKEPAVVLVASVTGEVGAAGQSVYAASKAAVSGLARSAAKELGPRGIRVNAVAPGFIATDMLDSLDDAGRARRIADTPLGRLGEPAEVADVIAFLLSRRARFVTGQVLGVDGGLTL, encoded by the coding sequence GTGGCTGATCGGGTCGCCCTGGTCACCGGGGCTTCCCGCGGCATCGGCCTGGCCACGGCGCACCGCCTCGCCGAGACCGGCCACGACCTGGTCCTGCACGGCCACCGCCCCGAGCCGGTCGCCGCGGTGGCCGCCGCGATCGCGGACAAGTACGGCGTGTCCGCGGTCAGTGCCGCCGGGGACATCGCCGACCCGGCGACCAGCCGGGCCGTGATGCGGCTGGCGTTCGAGACGTTCCGCCGCCTGGACGCCCTCGTGGTCAACGCGGGCACCCACGCCGCCGGGGTGCTCGGCATGATCGACGACGCCACGGTGCAGCGGCTGTTCGCGGTGAACGCGGCCGGTGCGGCGTACACATTGCAGGGTGCGGTCCGGCTGCTCGGCCGTGGCAAGGAGCCCGCGGTGGTGCTCGTGGCGTCGGTCACCGGCGAGGTCGGCGCGGCCGGTCAGTCCGTGTACGCCGCGTCCAAGGCGGCCGTGAGCGGCCTGGCCCGCTCCGCCGCCAAGGAGCTCGGGCCGCGCGGCATCCGGGTCAACGCGGTGGCCCCCGGCTTCATCGCCACCGACATGCTGGACAGCCTCGACGACGCGGGCCGGGCCCGGCGGATCGCGGACACCCCGCTGGGGCGGCTCGGTGAGCCCGCCGAGGTCGCCGACGTGATCGCGTTCCTGCTGTCGCGGCGGGCCCGCTTCGTCACCGGCCAGGTGCTGGGCGTCGACGGGGGACTGACGCTGTGA
- a CDS encoding AMP-binding protein, whose amino-acid sequence MNLLHPDARVLDAATGATLDHAQVDAAAADFARHAPGVAFALTPTELPAVARYLGALRAGRPVALLDPELTAPVLHDLIARFAPALVTGVTGAPPDGYRAEPAAHRAGADTWVRQAPAAPVHPDLALLLTTSGSTGNPKLVRLSAAAVRANAEAIAASLGITGAETAPTTLPLFYTYGLSVLHSHLLRGATVVLERSGMLHRDFWAAVDTHRVTSLAAVPYQYEMLRRLRFDPARYPHLRTLTQAGGRLRTELVADFGDRMAAAGGWLFVMYGQTEATARMTVLPPDRLADKLGSAGLPIPGGALATRDGEVVYTGPNVMMGYAETARDLARGDDLGGVLRTGDLGHLDDDGFLFLTGRLKRIGKVFGVRVNLDDVERGLATHGAVAAVAGDDRIHVFVEGADAEHARAVRGELAGWLDTHFSGLDVRGVDALPLLPTGKIDYRRLEASL is encoded by the coding sequence GTGAACCTGCTCCACCCGGACGCCCGCGTCCTCGACGCGGCGACCGGCGCCACCCTGGATCACGCCCAGGTCGACGCCGCCGCCGCCGACTTCGCCCGGCACGCCCCCGGGGTCGCGTTCGCGCTCACCCCGACCGAGCTGCCCGCCGTCGCCCGCTACCTGGGTGCGCTGCGCGCCGGTCGCCCGGTCGCCCTGCTCGACCCGGAGCTGACCGCGCCCGTGCTGCACGACCTGATCGCGCGGTTCGCGCCCGCCCTGGTCACCGGCGTCACCGGCGCCCCGCCCGACGGCTACCGGGCCGAGCCCGCCGCCCACCGGGCCGGGGCGGACACGTGGGTCCGGCAGGCCCCGGCCGCCCCGGTGCACCCCGACCTGGCCCTGCTGCTCACCACCAGCGGCTCCACCGGCAACCCGAAGCTGGTGCGGCTGTCGGCCGCCGCGGTGCGGGCCAACGCCGAGGCCATCGCCGCCAGCCTGGGCATCACCGGCGCCGAGACCGCGCCGACCACCCTGCCGCTGTTCTACACGTACGGGCTGTCCGTGCTGCACAGTCACCTGCTGCGCGGCGCGACCGTGGTGCTGGAACGCTCCGGCATGCTGCACCGCGACTTCTGGGCGGCGGTGGACACCCACCGGGTCACGTCCCTGGCCGCCGTGCCGTACCAGTACGAGATGCTGCGGCGGCTGCGCTTCGACCCGGCCCGCTACCCGCACCTGCGCACCCTCACCCAGGCGGGCGGGCGGCTGCGCACGGAACTGGTCGCCGACTTCGGCGACCGGATGGCCGCCGCCGGGGGCTGGCTGTTCGTCATGTACGGCCAGACCGAGGCGACCGCCCGGATGACCGTGCTGCCCCCCGACCGGCTGGCCGACAAGCTCGGCTCGGCCGGGCTGCCCATCCCCGGCGGCGCGCTGGCCACCCGCGACGGCGAGGTCGTCTACACCGGACCGAACGTCATGATGGGGTACGCCGAGACGGCGCGGGACCTGGCGCGCGGCGACGACCTGGGCGGCGTGCTGCGCACCGGCGACCTGGGCCACCTCGACGACGACGGGTTCCTGTTCCTCACCGGGCGGCTCAAGCGGATCGGCAAGGTCTTCGGGGTCCGGGTCAACCTCGACGACGTGGAACGCGGCCTCGCGACGCACGGCGCCGTCGCGGCCGTCGCGGGCGACGACCGGATCCACGTCTTCGTCGAGGGGGCGGACGCGGAGCACGCCCGGGCCGTGCGCGGGGAGCTGGCCGGGTGGCTCGACACCCACTTCTCCGGGCTGGACGTGCGCGGGGTCGACGCCCTGCCGCTGCTGCCCACCGGAAAAATCGACTACCGCAGGCTGGAAGCGTCGCTGTGA
- a CDS encoding acyl-protein synthetase — MSVFTRTQKEREPVLLAELSALVAHHRAHCPPYDRILAAEGFTTASAVAELPWLPVRLFKHLVLKSIPDDAVFKVLTSSGTTGEVSRIHLDKQAAATQTRQLGATLRTVLGDKRLPMLLVDSRGILTDRRSFSARGAGVLGMATFGRDHVWALDPEGRPDLEAVRGFLARHGDAPFLIFGFTYLVWLHLYEVARDAGLDLSNGILIHSGGWKKLVDRAVPPAEFRRRLAADVGLSRVHNFYGMVEQIGTIFLEGPSGGSLYCPDFADVVIRDPHTWAEQPTGEPGLIEVVSTLPTSYPGNVLLTEDLGVVHGVDDGDWPGKRFSVLGRLPRAEARGCSDTYRSGRAA; from the coding sequence GTGAGCGTGTTCACCCGTACCCAGAAGGAGCGCGAGCCGGTGCTGCTGGCCGAGCTGTCCGCGCTCGTGGCGCACCACCGCGCCCACTGCCCCCCGTACGATCGGATCCTCGCGGCCGAGGGTTTCACCACCGCGAGTGCCGTCGCGGAGCTGCCGTGGCTGCCGGTCCGGCTGTTCAAGCACCTGGTGCTGAAGAGCATCCCGGACGACGCGGTGTTCAAGGTGCTCACCTCCAGCGGCACCACCGGCGAGGTGAGCCGCATCCACCTCGACAAGCAGGCCGCCGCCACGCAGACCCGGCAGCTCGGCGCGACGCTGCGGACCGTGCTCGGCGACAAGCGGCTGCCCATGCTGCTGGTCGACTCCCGGGGCATCCTCACCGACCGCCGCTCCTTCAGCGCCCGTGGCGCCGGGGTGCTCGGCATGGCCACCTTCGGCCGCGACCACGTGTGGGCCCTCGACCCCGAGGGGCGTCCCGACCTCGAGGCGGTGCGCGGCTTCCTCGCCAGGCACGGCGACGCCCCGTTCCTCATCTTCGGCTTCACCTACCTGGTCTGGCTGCACCTGTACGAGGTGGCCCGCGACGCCGGGCTCGATCTGAGCAACGGCATCCTGATCCACTCCGGCGGCTGGAAGAAGCTCGTCGACCGGGCGGTGCCGCCCGCCGAGTTCCGGCGCCGCCTCGCCGCCGACGTCGGCCTGAGCCGGGTGCACAACTTCTACGGCATGGTCGAGCAGATCGGCACGATCTTCCTGGAGGGACCCTCGGGCGGTTCGCTGTACTGCCCGGACTTCGCGGACGTGGTGATCCGCGACCCGCACACCTGGGCGGAGCAGCCGACCGGCGAGCCCGGCCTGATCGAGGTGGTGAGCACCCTGCCCACCTCGTATCCGGGGAATGTGCTGCTCACCGAGGACCTCGGGGTGGTGCACGGCGTCGACGACGGTGACTGGCCGGGCAAGCGGTTCTCCGTGCTGGGGCGGCTGCCCCGGGCCGAGGCGCGCGGCTGCTCCGACACCTACCGTTCGGGGAGGGCCGCGTGA
- a CDS encoding acyl-CoA reductase, whose amino-acid sequence MRFRFGEPGDVTEPSHERLAVGDERVVDFLARFARRLLSPAVARQHPELGSLGYFLRPAELARAVARMRHDDALVFPRGNVFHVPPANVDTIFVYSWALSALAGNHNVVRISERSAAAADVVLEALHATEADPVIGRTQRMVTYGRDDAVTAALSAWCDLRVIWGGDTAVDTIRAHPLRPSARDLTFPDRTSWAVLSVPGWRVADRAARRAAVLGFANDAYWFDQAACSSPRTVFLVGPRPDGVADEFLTLLGEAVAEKGWSVDAAMAVEKRVHAYGLAATGAATGLRHAGNAVTGLTLSGVSAAPRRWIGAGAFPFAAVESLTDLVPAMTRQDQTVSHFGFTPDELRAFAVALGGRGVDRIVPFGSALTFSAIWDGYDLPREFTRLTTVKT is encoded by the coding sequence GTGAGGTTTCGGTTCGGTGAGCCGGGGGATGTGACCGAGCCGTCGCACGAGCGGCTGGCGGTCGGCGACGAGCGGGTGGTGGACTTCCTGGCCCGCTTCGCCCGCCGCCTGCTGTCTCCGGCGGTCGCCCGGCAGCACCCGGAGCTGGGGTCGCTCGGCTACTTCCTGCGCCCCGCCGAACTGGCGCGTGCGGTGGCCCGGATGCGCCACGACGACGCGCTGGTCTTCCCCCGGGGCAACGTCTTCCACGTCCCACCCGCCAACGTGGACACCATCTTCGTGTACTCGTGGGCGCTGTCCGCCCTCGCCGGAAACCACAACGTCGTCCGCATCTCGGAACGCTCCGCGGCCGCCGCCGACGTGGTGCTGGAAGCGTTGCACGCCACGGAAGCCGACCCGGTCATCGGCCGCACCCAGCGGATGGTCACGTACGGCCGGGACGACGCCGTCACCGCTGCGCTCAGTGCGTGGTGCGACCTGCGGGTCATCTGGGGCGGGGACACCGCCGTGGACACCATCCGGGCGCACCCGCTGCGCCCGTCCGCGCGCGATCTCACGTTCCCCGACCGTACGTCCTGGGCGGTGCTGTCGGTGCCCGGGTGGCGGGTCGCCGACCGGGCCGCCCGGCGCGCGGCCGTGCTCGGCTTCGCCAACGACGCGTACTGGTTCGACCAGGCCGCCTGCTCGTCACCGCGCACGGTGTTCCTGGTCGGTCCGCGCCCCGACGGGGTCGCCGACGAGTTCCTGACCCTGCTCGGCGAGGCCGTCGCGGAGAAGGGCTGGAGCGTGGACGCGGCGATGGCGGTGGAGAAGCGGGTCCACGCGTACGGGCTGGCCGCCACCGGCGCGGCCACCGGGCTGCGGCACGCGGGCAACGCGGTCACCGGACTCACCCTCAGCGGGGTGTCCGCCGCACCCCGGCGCTGGATCGGGGCGGGGGCGTTCCCGTTCGCCGCCGTGGAGTCGCTGACCGACCTGGTACCGGCCATGACCCGGCAGGACCAGACCGTCAGCCACTTCGGCTTCACCCCCGACGAGCTGCGGGCCTTCGCCGTGGCGCTCGGCGGGCGCGGCGTGGACCGGATCGTGCCGTTCGGGTCGGCGCTCACTTTCAGCGCGATCTGGGACGGCTACGACCTGCCCCGCGAATTCACCCGCCTCACGACCGTGAAGACATAG
- a CDS encoding glycosyltransferase family 2 protein, translating into MTPPVLSVVVPMFNEEAVIPAFVARLRPVLDDLDLPYEVVAVDDGSADGTAGLLAQQASDWPELRLVRLRRNSGHQAALTAGLHRAYGDWVVSIDADLQDPPETIPRMLRLAREQGLDVVYGVRTDRSTDTAFKRHTAGVYYRLMRRLVGVEVPAQAGDFRLLSREVVEVLRGLPERAPVYRLLVPSLGFAAGEVSYARAPRAAGTTKYPLRRMVALAWDSAADFSAAPLRLATWLGAAAFVLCLALIVFGVAVWANGAVIPGWTSLFLAVLLLSAVQLICLGLLGEYVSRIYRTVQNRPTFHIGYDSADEAGHPVEIPGQRRADRAPAAAR; encoded by the coding sequence ATGACACCCCCCGTGCTCTCCGTCGTCGTCCCGATGTTCAACGAGGAGGCGGTGATCCCGGCGTTCGTCGCCCGGCTCCGGCCGGTCCTCGACGACCTGGACCTGCCGTACGAGGTCGTCGCGGTCGACGACGGCAGCGCCGACGGCACCGCAGGGCTGCTCGCCCAGCAGGCAAGCGACTGGCCCGAACTGCGGCTGGTACGGCTGCGTCGCAACAGCGGCCACCAGGCCGCGCTCACGGCGGGCCTGCACCGGGCGTACGGCGACTGGGTGGTCAGCATCGACGCGGACCTGCAGGACCCGCCCGAGACGATCCCGCGCATGCTGCGGCTGGCCCGCGAGCAGGGCCTCGACGTCGTGTACGGGGTCCGCACCGACCGCAGCACCGACACCGCGTTCAAACGGCACACCGCCGGGGTCTACTACCGGTTGATGCGCCGCCTCGTCGGCGTCGAGGTGCCCGCGCAGGCCGGGGATTTCCGGCTGCTCAGCCGCGAGGTGGTGGAGGTGCTGCGCGGCCTGCCCGAGCGCGCCCCGGTGTACCGGCTGCTGGTGCCCTCGCTCGGCTTCGCCGCAGGTGAGGTGTCCTACGCCCGGGCGCCCCGGGCGGCCGGGACGACGAAGTACCCGCTGCGCAGGATGGTCGCGCTGGCGTGGGACAGCGCCGCCGACTTCTCCGCCGCGCCGCTGCGGCTGGCCACCTGGCTGGGGGCGGCGGCCTTCGTGCTGTGCCTGGCGCTGATCGTGTTCGGCGTGGCGGTGTGGGCCAACGGGGCGGTGATCCCCGGCTGGACGTCGCTCTTCCTCGCCGTGCTGCTGCTGTCGGCGGTGCAGCTGATCTGCCTCGGCCTGCTCGGCGAATACGTCAGCCGGATCTACCGTACGGTGCAGAACCGGCCCACGTTCCACATCGGATACGACTCGGCGGACGAGGCCGGGCACCCCGTGGAGATCCCCGGCCAGCGGCGCGCCGACCGCGCCCCGGCCGCCGCCCGATGA